A DNA window from Xiphias gladius isolate SHS-SW01 ecotype Sanya breed wild chromosome 3, ASM1685928v1, whole genome shotgun sequence contains the following coding sequences:
- the LOC120787305 gene encoding zona pellucida sperm-binding protein 4-like isoform X2 produces MNYHCAKRCLISLVFALVAQRCWCFSTVKMRTPEQRPQLALPRVICSPRRIKAVFGPLVKNNLLVRDISGATISVPQSQGPCGVRMGREKNQSLSFFSRYDSCYAQIEGSKVVIPLQVQLRGEDQWFRVNISCPLIKRYSERTPLIPTPLPGKCDTESALRVDCGHQTISSDACYKLGCCYDAHDFICYYRLNACSLDGHFVFSVTATDTDLPITPGSLIVKDQPQCFPVVTTPDTAVFKIGVMDCGAKMKVDGDVLIYEVEVEELNTESKSKHSAFSLQVLCEYSAKDLKRAADLRSLYAVINPPPVVALGTIRVQMRIATDASFTSFFPEDQLPLNLPLREAAYVEVSIAQPYPDHTLSLRVRDCFAYPASRHSVWTLLYDGCPNPLDNTRSSVPVDNQGKTSSHSQVRRFDVKTFAFLDPHTGHPSVEEMYFYCWVEICTDDVDCAQSCAIISSEGERQRRETMTESSQVHLVSLGPLLLGQNNTELEDNPCVKQNIMFQVTVYTLSGVGAALLLILLFTVWSSITKCQKTEMRQACDPQVDDSCCESTFFHHHQ; encoded by the exons ATGAATTATCACTGTGCAAAACGTTGCTtgatttctttggtttttgCCCTCGTGGCTCAGCGCTGCTGGTGTTTCTCAACCGTCAAGATGAGAACACCTGAGCAGAGACCACAGCTCGCCCTGCCGAGAGTCATCTGCTCTCCCCGAAGAATAAAGGCTGTGTTTGGGCCGCTAGTCAAAAATAATCTTCTTGTTAGAG aTATATCAGGGGCCACAATCTCAGTGCCTCAATCTCAGGGGCCCTGTGGAGTGAGAATgggcagagagaaaaaccagAGCCTCTCCTTCTTCAGCAGATATGACAGCTGCTATGCTCAGATTGAG GGCAGCAAAGTGGTCATACCTCTGCAGGTCcagctgagaggagaggatCAGTGGTTCAGGGTAAATATCAGCTGTCCTCTGATAAAGAGATACAGTGAGAGGACTCCACTTATCCCAACAC CGTTACCTGGAAAGTGTGACACAGAAAGCGCTCTGCGAGTGGACTGTGGCCATCAAACCATTTCTAGTGATGCCTGCTACAAACTAGGTTGCTGCTATGATGCTCATGATTTCATCTGCTACTATAGACTTAATG CCTGCTCTCTGGACGGACATTTTGTCTTCTCAGTAACGGCTACAGACACAGACCTGCCTATCACTCCCGGCAGCCTCATAGTCAAGGATCAGCCACAGTGTTTCCCTGTGGTCACCACTCCAGACACGGCTGTTTTCAAAATTGGAGTCATGGACTGTGGTGCAAAGATGAAG GTAGATGGAGATGTTTTGATCTATGAGGTGGAAGTGGAGGAGCTGAATACTGAAAGTAAATCCAAACATTCGGCATTTAG TCTCCAGGTCTTGTGTGAATATTCAGCAAAAGATCTAAAGCGTGCAGCAGACTTGCGTAGCTTGTATGCAGTGATAAACCCACCGCCTGTGGTTGCACTGGGAACCATCAGAGTGCAAATGAGAATAGCTACAG ATGCATCTTTCACATCCTTTTTTCCTGAAGACCAGCTTCCACTGAACTTGCCCCTGCGTGAAGCTGCATATGTGGAAGTTTCCATCGCCCAGCCGTACCCAGACCATACACTTTCCCTACGTGTACGGGATTGCTTTGCCTACCCTGCATCTAGACACTCTGTGTGGACACTTCTCTATGACGG ATGCCCAAACCCTTTGGATAACACAAGAAGCTCTGTCCCTGTGGACAACCAGGGGAAGACTAGCTCCCACTCCCAAGTGAGGAGGTTTGATGTCAAGACCTTTGCCTTCTTGGACCCTCATACAGGCCATCCAAGTGTAGAGGAA ATGTACTTCTACTGTTGGGTGGAAATCTGCACAGATGATGTTGACTGTGCACAGAGTTGTGCCATCATTT CTTCTGAGGGTGAGAGACAGCGAAGAGAGACCATGACTGAATCCAGCCAGGTCCACTTGGTGTCCTTAGGTCCACTGCTACTGGGACAGAACAACACTGAACTGGAAGACAATCCATGTGTGAAACAGAACATAA TGTTCCAGGTGACAGTGTATACCCTTTCTGGTGTTGGTGCTGCCCTGCTGCTGATCCTGCTGTTCACTGTGTGGTCAAGCATCACAAAGTGTCAGAAGACGGAAATGCGGCAAGCTTGTGATCCACAAGTTGACG ACTCTTGCTGCGAATCCACTTTCTTCCATCATCATCAGTGA